The window GTAGCTCGAATTGTTaacgagtcgagttcgagtatgAATTCTAATACTCGATcgagtatatatataatacaaatcgAGTCGAGTTTGAGTAGTATGATACTCTACTCGACCCGACTCACACCCTACCCTATATCACTCCAACCAATATCTTAGAGCTTATTTgatatatgattatttttttattttaaaaaaaaatatatgaaaatcaaaatctaatattattagacaaaaaaaatataattattttttggtaatttttggattaagttattataatatttgtttaaatttaatttaaaattaaaattttaaataaaataaaataaaataaaatatttaatttatgtagtTCGTTTTTAATATAATAGAGTAATTCAAATGTCAAAATGAAGTGTCTATGAGTCTTAGTTGAGGAGTTCAATTTTCACGTAAAACTCATTCAACTAAGGTTGAgagttggattttttttatttttttttaagttgatgTGGTTAAtactaatttcttaaatttaaactactctttttttttttcatttaaaaaatatatatatgtttcttgAATTTGGTTGGGTGTTCAGCCAACCATGATGAGACATCTTGGGAAGAGATTCCGGCAGGCACACGTGTGAACTTaattactaattattaattattaatcccCTTATTTTCTGCCTTTGACGAAACAAGCGTTTacaaaattcattatttatttatttaaaataatccagAATAACCAActaatcttcttcaatcctataTAATATCCGTTATTTCTATtttctactaattaattaattaaatactagTGTGTGCGTGGATACCAAGTGTATTCccaccaaatattttttttttaatttctaattaaaaaatgccTTTTGTTTTGCAAGTTAATATATCCAGAGTCTACTAGACTAGTTGATCACTGTTCATTTGGTACacattactaattaattaaataaaacaattacaaaACAGTTGATTTTGGTTCATAAAACAGTTTGACGGAATGTCTATATTTGACTCTTGAATACAtatgtaaatataattaattattgattgcACTATCAAAATCAGACCCAACTGTTTTCCAAGTACATATGACATTAAATAATTGCATCACCATACCAAATCTTACccaataaatcatttttataccaAATTTGACTCACAATTATGCCCTTAAATGTCTAAATAAATTGTGGGTCGTCGTTCTAACCTCAGCAATACATACCTGTGGCACCTGTCATTGATGGGCACCCaatatgtgtattttttttatttttgtatcttTACCTAACTCTAATTATTAAGCTAAttcaagtaaataaataataatattaataattgtttgCTTAACAAATTAGCTAGGCTTTTGGTAATTAAGAGATTTGAGACATTCTTTATACATTCGAAGTAAACAATGaaccatatattatatatataaacttatgaAACAAGAAATCAAAGTTCGATCAGCAAATCCTAATTAGTAGATATATATTCTCCAAAtccaaaacaataataataataataaaagtcgATGATCGTACagttgtattaataataattattccaCAAAGATGGCAAACCCACATCAGAAATAGTGTCTAAGGAATTATTAATACCGACGTCCTCCATTTTGGTGTATTGATGCAAGAAAGCTGTTATCATCTTCTGATCATATGGAAGCAGATGATTAATGGAAGTTGAGGAGGAGGAATCATTAGCCGTGTCATACTTGACAGGGATGGGTTCAAATCCAGTGGGTTGGTCCACGTGTGAGAAAACATGGCTGGTTTGGTTTGGGTTCAAAGTGGAGGAGAAGCAGGGCACTTGCTGATGATATGTATTGGGTATGGGTTGATTTTGAACAAGATGATCCTGGTCAAAGTTGATGTAAGCCGTCTCATCATCCATTATTATTGGCGATGCTGATGATATTGGGATTGAATTATTAGAGCTTGTAATTGAGTGATCATCATCAAAACCATGGCAATTTCTTTTGTCTTTctctttgtctttgtctttgcAGAACACTCTGCATATCACCCAGTCTTCTTCATCTTGTTCCTGATTATTAGAAGAGAATTTAGGTGGTGGTCTGGATATTGGACCATCTAGTAGGCGAAATTCGTGCATGACCCATTCTGATTTCCCCCCTTTTGGCGCCCTTCCTTGGTAAAAAACCAGAGTTTTTCTCATCCCAACAAGCTTATTCTTCCTAAATATTGCCTTGTCCTTTCCCGTGGCTTTCCAATACCCTGAAATTGTCGCCCTGTTTGTCCTCACCCCAGTTGCATATTTGCGGTCGCGTTGGCTGTAGAAGTACCATTCTTTTCCTCCCACTCGAGCCACTTCTGCATAAGTTATTTTACTTGTTTTAgattaagtaaataattaaacttCAAGGCAAGCAATCATATCAGAATAATTGgcattccatatatatatatggcatTAACTTTTAACAATGATAATATAAAGCTGGTTGGCTGTCATTTTTCTGGACAAATAGTGTATGTATTTAACAACTTGAACATTAAAATTTGAACCCCAATCATTGCTGCAACTTCTTTATTGATCAgataatgttataaatttaGTTCAGATGTTGAAAACAATAACTATGATcgatcaaatatattattattattattactagaTTTCCATGTAAATACCAAATGAAATTGAATTTCCTGATCATCTATAACTAACTATAAACAGCAGATTGATCGATCGATTCGAT is drawn from Impatiens glandulifera chromosome 3, dImpGla2.1, whole genome shotgun sequence and contains these coding sequences:
- the LOC124932751 gene encoding NAC domain-containing protein 21/22-like, which codes for MSNLRAVEARLPPGFRFHPSDDELVCDYLLKKKLSSSCENLLLIEVDLNKCEPWDIPEVARVGGKEWYFYSQRDRKYATGVRTNRATISGYWKATGKDKAIFRKNKLVGMRKTLVFYQGRAPKGGKSEWVMHEFRLLDGPISRPPPKFSSNNQEQDEEDWVICRVFCKDKDKEKDKRNCHGFDDDHSITSSNNSIPISSASPIIMDDETAYINFDQDHLVQNQPIPNTYHQQVPCFSSTLNPNQTSHVFSHVDQPTGFEPIPVKYDTANDSSSSTSINHLLPYDQKMITAFLHQYTKMEDVGINNSLDTISDVGLPSLWNNYY